Genomic DNA from Candidatus Cloacimonadaceae bacterium:
GCATCGAAAGCCTTGAAAAGCTGCTGCCGAAAAAGCCCCAATTTAAAAAATAATGAACAGACTATCTAATACACTGTTAACCCGGAGGTTAAGATGAAAAAACTATTGCTCGTATGGATGGCGGTCAGCCTCGCGCTGGTCTCCCTCGGAGCACAAAAAGCCTTGGTGATCGGCAATGCCGGATACTCGGATAAGCCGCTCAAACACCCTGTCGTAGATGCGCAATTGATCGACACGACACTGGTTCGGATTGGTTTTCAGGTGACCAGAAACACCAATCTCAATGCCGCGGCTTTCAAAACCGCTATCGCCAAATATGCCAAAACGGTCGGTGCCGATGATCTCGCCCTCTTCTATTTCAGCGGACAGGCGGTGCAGCTTGACGGAGCCACTTATCTGTTGCCGGTGGGAACGACCTTCAAGGATGCCACGGCAGTCAAAAGCGGCGCCATTGAACTCTCCGGGCTGATCACACAGATCAACAAAGGAGTGGCGACCCTGGTCTTCATCGATGCGGCGAGGGCAAACCCAAATGTCGCTTTCACGCTTGCCAAACAAGGTCTCGCAGCACCGGGAAAAATGCCGGACAAGCTGTTTTTGATGTTCAGCGCCGCACCGGATAGCCTCATTCTCGAAGGCAGGGGAACGCATGGAAACTTTGCTCTTCAACTGAGCCGGGTACTTATTCTGCAAGAGCGCGACCTCGAAGAGATCGGCAATTTGATCTCCAGCGGCGTCAAAGTCATCACCGCCGCAAAGCAGAACCCAAGAGTCTATAACAGCATCGCGGGGGAGCTGATCATCAATCCCTCTCCTGAAAACGGCGCGCGTTTCTATTTCCGCAGCTTTCATAAGATGGAAGTTGACGGAGGGGGGAGCTACTCCTTCTGAACAAAGATAGATAACTGATCTGAAGCGCAACTACTTTTCATTTGACAAGCAGACGCGTTTTATTTTCGGTGTGAAACTAATGGTTTTACCCTCCAGTTTGTGTGATGTGGGGTAGGACAAATTCATTTTCAGCAAAGGAAAAAAGCTATGCAGAACGAAGACCGCAAGCTGGATGCCGTGCTCACTGCCTACAAGGGCAGAAAGGGCATCTTGATTCCACTGTTGCAGGAAGTTCAGAACCTGGAAGGATACCTCTCGCGTGATACGATGAAGTATGTTTCCGACTTTATGGACATCCCCGCCGCCGAGATCTATGGCGTCGCCACTTTCTATTCGATGTTTCGTCTCAAACCCCAGGGAAAACACATCATCCGCGTCTGCAAGGGCACTGCCTGCCACGTTTCGGACGCCGATAGCATCAAGTATGCGCTGATCGAAAATCTCAAGCTCGCCGATGGTGAAGAGACGACCGCGGATATGAATTTCACCCTCATGGAAGTAGCCTGTTTGGGCTGTTGCAGCCTGGCACCGGTGATTATGATCGACGATCAGACCTTTGGCAAGCTCACCCCGGAAGCGATCCCCGCAATCCTGCAACGTTTCAGTTTTTAGGAGGGAAGATGGAGAATATCAACGTCAAAGTGGGGCTCGCCAGTTGCGGACTCGCCGCCGGAGCGGAGGAAGTCTATCGGAAAATTGAAGAGTTAGTCCTCCACAATGTCCTGCCCGTGAAATTGCACAAGACCGCCTGCATCGGCATGTGTTTCGAAGAACCGATCGTGGAACTGAGCGGATCCACGGTAGGAAAGGTTACCCTTGGTCAGGTCACTGCCGATAATATCGAAACGCTTTTAAATGAATATCTGGCAGGCAAGCTCCCCGCCCAAAACGTCATCCTTGCGGACAAGCATCCTGCCTCGCGCAACGAGCTACTCGCCAACCAGCATCGCATCGTGTTGCAAAATTGTGGTGTGATCGATCCTCAAGCAATCGAAGAATATGAAGAGACCGGCGGGTACAAAGCGCTGAAGCAAGCTCTCTCGATGAGCGCAGCCGCCATCATCACCGAAGTGAAGGATTCAGGCTTGCGTGGACGCGGCGGAGCGGGATTTTCCACGGGCTTGAAATGGAGCTTTGCGGCTTCCGCCAAAAGCAACAAGAAATATGTGATCTGCAACGCGGACGAAGGCGATCCGGGTGCTTTCATGGATCGCAGCGTACTCGAGGGAGATCCGCACAAAGTGATCGAAGGCATGATCATCGGCGCCTTCGCCATGGGCGCGGATGAAGGCTACATCTATTGCCGTGCCGAATACCCCCTGGCTATCCACCATTTAAGGATCGCTATCGAAGCCGCCGAGAAAAAAGGCTATCTGGGCAAAGACATCATGGGCACGGATTTCTGTTTCGAACTGCATATCAAGGAAGGCGCCGGAGCTTTTGTCTGCGGCGAGGAAACCGCTTTGATGCAATCCATCGAAGGCAAACGCGGCATGCCCACAATCCGCCCTCCCTTTCCTGCGGAATCTGGTCTTTGGGGCAAACCTACCAATATCAACAATGTGGAGACCTGGGCAAATATCACCTGGATCATCCTCAACGGCGCCAAGGCTTTCAAAGCTTTGGGAACGGATAAGTCCTCCGGCACCAAGGTCTTCGCTCTGGCTGGAAAAATCGCCGGCAGTGGATTGATCGAAGTTCCCATGGGCATCAGCATCCGCGACATCATCTATAAGGTGGGTGGCGGCATGAAAACCGAAAAGCCTTTCAAAGCGGTTCAATTGGGTGGTCCCTCCGGGGGCTGCATTCCCGCGGAACTGCTTGATACGATAGTGGATTATGATTCCATCACCGCCACCGGAGCGATCATGGGTTCCGGAGGCATGGTGGTCATGGATAGCGGCACCTGCATGGTCGATGTGGCACGCTATTTCCTCAATTTCACTCAAAACGAATCCTGTGGCAAATGCACTTTCTGCCGCATCGGAACCCGCCGCATGCTGGAAATACTCACCCGCATCACACAGGGCAAGGGATTGCCGGAGGACATTAAAAAGCTCGAGGAGCTTGCCGCCAATATCATCAAAGGCTCGCTTTGCGGGCTTGGACAGACGGCTCCCAACCCGGTGCTCACCACTTTGCGTTATTTCAAACACGAATATATCGCCCACATCGAGGAAAAGCGCTGCCCCTCAGGCGTTTGCACATCCCTGCTCAAGTATGAAGTCATCGCCGAAAAGTGCGTTGGGTGCACAGCCTGCGCACGCAAGTGTCCGGTAAACTGCATATCCGGCACGGTCAAAAAGCCGCATCTCATCAATCAGGCAGCCTGCATCAAATGCGGCGCCTGCTTCAAAACCTGCAAGTTCAATGCCATCACCAAGGCTTAGGAGAGAGAAAATGATCGAAGTAACTTTAAACGGAACCAAGCTGGAAACCGAAGCCGGAATCACTATCCTCGAGCTTGCAAAACGACGCGGAATCGAGATCCCCACCCTTTGTCACGACGAAGAACTGAAACCTTACGGATCATGTTGGGTCTGCGCGGTCGAAGTCAAAGGACGTCGCGGATTCGTGACTGCCTGCGGCACCTATCTCTCTCCCGGTATGGACATTGTCACCGACAACGATCAGATCCGCAACGCCCGAAAAATGGCGCTGGAACTGCTTATTTCAAATCATTATGCAGATTGCGAAGCCCCTTGCAAGATCGCCTGTCCGGATCACGTGGACGTCCAAGCTTATGTATCTTTGATCGCCAACGGCCAGTATCACGAAGCCGTGAAAGTGATCAAAGACACTCTTCCGATGCCGCTTTCGATAGGACGCGTCTGCCCAGCCTTCTGTGAAAAGGAATGCCGCAGGCAGATCGTGGAAGACCCCATCGCCATTCGTCAGTTGAAACGCTATTGCGCGGATGAGGATTTGAACGACGTGTGGAACTACATCCCGGAAAAGCTTCCTCCCACCGGCAAGAAGATCGCCATCGTGGGTGGCGGACCCAGCGGCTTGACCTGCGGATATTATCTTAGCACAAACGGTTATGAAGTGGAGGTCTTTGAAGCTTCCCCCGCTGCGGGTGGTTGGCTGCGGTATGGCATCCCGGAATACCGTCTTCCCAAAGCTATCCTGGACAGCGAGATAGAGCTGATGTGCGCCAACGGCATGAAGATACACCACAACGTTCAGCTCGGTAAAGACTTTTTCTTACAAAAACTTTGCGAGGACTACGATGCCGTCTATCTTGCTTTGGGAGCCCAGAAAGCGGTTCCGATGCCGGTCAAGGGCAGCGACCTGGAAGGGTGCTATCTGGGCGTGGATTTTCTCAAGGCATTCAGCCTGGGAAACACTCCTCCGCTGGGGAAAAGAGTCGCCATCGTGGGAGGTGGAAACACCGCGATCGATTGTGCCAGAACATCTTTACGTCTTGGCTGCGAGACGAGCATCATCTATCGCCGCACCAAAGAAGAAATGCCCGCCGAGCCCTTTGAGATAGAGGCTTCGGAGCATGAAGGCATCATCTTCCACTACCTATGCAACCCAGTTGAATATATCGGGGAAAGCGGCAAACTCAAAGAGGTCGTGATCGAAAAGATGCGTCTCGGCGAACCAGATTCCAGCGGCAGAAGGCGTCCCGAACCCACAGGCGAGTCTTTCACCGAAGCCTTTGATTCCATCATCGCTGCCATCTCTCAGGTACCGGAGGTGGATATCTTTACCCATGAAGATAACTACATAGATGGCAACATCTTACCTGTAAGCCGCTGGCAGACAGCCATCGTGGACGAAGCGACCATGCACACCGGACTTAAAAACGTCTTTGCCGGAGGAGATTTCCGCTCCGGAGCGGCAACCGCAATCGAAGCCATCGCCGATGGCAGATTGGCAGCGGAGGCGATCGACCGTTTCCTTTCCGGAGAAGGCATTAAGGGCGACGCTCCTCGTTTCGATTCCAAAAAAGGAAAGAAAGTTGAGGAGATATCGGCAGAGGAATATTCCATCTTCGAGAAGATCGAACGCTTCAAGATGCCTGAGATAGCGATGGACAAGGCAAAAAGCACCTTCGCGGAAGTGGAACTCGGCTTTGATGAAAATCAGGCACGAGCCGAGGCAGACCGCTGTCTCGAATGCGGCTGTCAGGTGAACGAAACCTGT
This window encodes:
- a CDS encoding caspase family protein, translating into MKKLLLVWMAVSLALVSLGAQKALVIGNAGYSDKPLKHPVVDAQLIDTTLVRIGFQVTRNTNLNAAAFKTAIAKYAKTVGADDLALFYFSGQAVQLDGATYLLPVGTTFKDATAVKSGAIELSGLITQINKGVATLVFIDAARANPNVAFTLAKQGLAAPGKMPDKLFLMFSAAPDSLILEGRGTHGNFALQLSRVLILQERDLEEIGNLISSGVKVITAAKQNPRVYNSIAGELIINPSPENGARFYFRSFHKMEVDGGGSYSF
- a CDS encoding NADH-quinone oxidoreductase subunit NuoF, which produces MENINVKVGLASCGLAAGAEEVYRKIEELVLHNVLPVKLHKTACIGMCFEEPIVELSGSTVGKVTLGQVTADNIETLLNEYLAGKLPAQNVILADKHPASRNELLANQHRIVLQNCGVIDPQAIEEYEETGGYKALKQALSMSAAAIITEVKDSGLRGRGGAGFSTGLKWSFAASAKSNKKYVICNADEGDPGAFMDRSVLEGDPHKVIEGMIIGAFAMGADEGYIYCRAEYPLAIHHLRIAIEAAEKKGYLGKDIMGTDFCFELHIKEGAGAFVCGEETALMQSIEGKRGMPTIRPPFPAESGLWGKPTNINNVETWANITWIILNGAKAFKALGTDKSSGTKVFALAGKIAGSGLIEVPMGISIRDIIYKVGGGMKTEKPFKAVQLGGPSGGCIPAELLDTIVDYDSITATGAIMGSGGMVVMDSGTCMVDVARYFLNFTQNESCGKCTFCRIGTRRMLEILTRITQGKGLPEDIKKLEELAANIIKGSLCGLGQTAPNPVLTTLRYFKHEYIAHIEEKRCPSGVCTSLLKYEVIAEKCVGCTACARKCPVNCISGTVKKPHLINQAACIKCGACFKTCKFNAITKA
- the nuoE gene encoding NADH-quinone oxidoreductase subunit NuoE, giving the protein MQNEDRKLDAVLTAYKGRKGILIPLLQEVQNLEGYLSRDTMKYVSDFMDIPAAEIYGVATFYSMFRLKPQGKHIIRVCKGTACHVSDADSIKYALIENLKLADGEETTADMNFTLMEVACLGCCSLAPVIMIDDQTFGKLTPEAIPAILQRFSF
- a CDS encoding FAD-dependent oxidoreductase: MIEVTLNGTKLETEAGITILELAKRRGIEIPTLCHDEELKPYGSCWVCAVEVKGRRGFVTACGTYLSPGMDIVTDNDQIRNARKMALELLISNHYADCEAPCKIACPDHVDVQAYVSLIANGQYHEAVKVIKDTLPMPLSIGRVCPAFCEKECRRQIVEDPIAIRQLKRYCADEDLNDVWNYIPEKLPPTGKKIAIVGGGPSGLTCGYYLSTNGYEVEVFEASPAAGGWLRYGIPEYRLPKAILDSEIELMCANGMKIHHNVQLGKDFFLQKLCEDYDAVYLALGAQKAVPMPVKGSDLEGCYLGVDFLKAFSLGNTPPLGKRVAIVGGGNTAIDCARTSLRLGCETSIIYRRTKEEMPAEPFEIEASEHEGIIFHYLCNPVEYIGESGKLKEVVIEKMRLGEPDSSGRRRPEPTGESFTEAFDSIIAAISQVPEVDIFTHEDNYIDGNILPVSRWQTAIVDEATMHTGLKNVFAGGDFRSGAATAIEAIADGRLAAEAIDRFLSGEGIKGDAPRFDSKKGKKVEEISAEEYSIFEKIERFKMPEIAMDKAKSTFAEVELGFDENQARAEADRCLECGCQVNETCFLREYCTDYKVDALSFPGSINKHPIDYSHPFIARDANKCINCGRCVRTCSEIQGAAVLGYIYRGFSSGVAPEFGESLTQTTCESCGKCIAVCPVGALVERNIHYKMNPLPNDETLQNCGICGTGCAIKCESQTAIVTRVSTPEEKEGTGFNGRNICFKGRFGWQRLNDPDRLINPRCKDNGVWKDISWHEAKTLIETKLSTCESKRFEISPYISLEEMLIAQKAAESCGGNLYAACDYSYFSDACLDISPKDDAYEILSRFDEYIIVGDINHTLKTMLRLKQRGGKKLRVVPIGEGTVTRFADSVHSSLSAVETNDRQLFIYNQNRISEREAYKIWELASTIGSHPTNIFVTSDYPNLSGLQMIKPRFNLPSTADLVVAWGAKAQKCDNAKLCVAITQFRDDKSCADLLLPASSYLEIDGYALANQAIITRYRNPMKSNKINELLRLFYELGWISPATADINHWNALAEEKIEKAENVKAARFDKNAVIPETLRDTAIPAASELDKRIEELYQTRFSAVKF